The Candidatus Eremiobacterota bacterium genome has a segment encoding these proteins:
- a CDS encoding histidine kinase dimerization/phosphoacceptor domain -containing protein codes for MKDNRCKKILIVEDEKVTARVEADILERNNYEVTTVCSGEDALEAIKTDPSIDLVIMDINLGEGIDGTEAAKHILEVRRLPIVFLTSHAEREIVEKVHGITRYGYVLKDYGAFVLQSSIEMAFELFEAHMQLEKKNEELIETYRKRQESEVRYHSLFQNMLDGFAYCRMLFDDHDRPVDFVYLDVNQAFDQLTGLKDVIGKRVTEVIPGIRELNPELFEIYGRVASKGSSEKFEIDFKPLAMCLSVSVHSNEKGYFVATFENITERRQAEEKIKSLLAEKELLLREVHHRVKNNMNVIMSLLSLQSQALKDQSAVSSLEDARSRVQSMMVLYDKLYRSSDFRKISTREYLSALIDEIVGIFPARRFLTIEKHIDDLVLDSEILSPLGMIINELLTNAMKHSFPGRDKGIITVSLSKKDNEGTLIIEDNGIGVSETIDIAAPEGFGLQLVGMLAEQLGGTIRLERQKGAKFIVEFKA; via the coding sequence ATGAAGGATAATCGCTGCAAGAAGATACTCATCGTTGAAGATGAGAAAGTCACCGCCAGGGTCGAAGCAGATATATTGGAAAGAAACAATTATGAGGTGACAACTGTCTGTTCCGGTGAAGATGCTCTTGAGGCAATAAAAACCGATCCCTCTATCGACCTTGTGATCATGGACATCAATCTGGGCGAAGGGATCGACGGCACCGAGGCCGCAAAGCATATCCTGGAAGTGCGAAGGCTTCCCATCGTGTTCCTCACTTCCCATGCCGAGCGCGAGATAGTGGAGAAAGTCCACGGCATCACCCGCTACGGCTATGTGCTCAAGGATTACGGTGCCTTTGTGCTCCAGTCTTCGATAGAGATGGCCTTTGAGCTCTTTGAGGCTCACATGCAACTGGAGAAGAAGAATGAAGAACTCATCGAGACTTACCGGAAACGCCAGGAAAGCGAGGTGCGTTACCACTCTCTTTTTCAAAACATGCTGGATGGATTTGCTTACTGCAGAATGCTTTTTGATGACCATGACCGCCCGGTGGATTTTGTGTATCTCGATGTCAACCAGGCATTTGATCAATTGACCGGCTTGAAGGATGTGATAGGTAAGCGCGTCACAGAAGTGATCCCCGGGATCAGAGAACTGAACCCGGAGTTGTTTGAGATCTACGGCAGAGTCGCATCAAAGGGCAGTTCCGAGAAGTTCGAGATCGATTTCAAGCCCCTGGCCATGTGCCTGTCTGTTTCTGTTCACAGCAATGAGAAGGGATATTTTGTAGCGACTTTTGAAAACATCACGGAGCGCAGGCAGGCGGAAGAGAAGATCAAATCACTTCTTGCCGAAAAAGAACTGCTCCTGCGAGAGGTTCATCACCGCGTCAAGAACAACATGAACGTTATCATGAGCCTCCTCTCTCTGCAGTCGCAGGCACTCAAGGATCAATCAGCCGTTTCCTCCCTTGAGGATGCGAGAAGCCGTGTCCAGAGCATGATGGTTCTCTATGACAAGCTTTACCGGTCATCTGATTTCAGAAAGATATCCACCAGGGAATACCTCTCCGCCTTGATTGATGAAATTGTAGGCATATTTCCCGCCAGGAGATTCTTGACAATTGAAAAGCACATTGACGACCTCGTCCTCGACTCAGAGATCCTGTCTCCCCTCGGCATGATTATCAATGAGCTCCTGACAAACGCAATGAAACATTCCTTTCCCGGCAGAGACAAGGGAATAATCACTGTTTCCCTCTCGAAAAAGGACAATGAGGGGACACTCATCATTGAGGACAACGGCATAGGTGTTTCAGAAACAATCGATATTGCAGCACCAGAAGGTTTCGGGCTGCAGCTTGTCGGCATGCTGGCAGAGCAGCTCGGTGGAACCATAAGGCTTGAGCGGCAGAAGGGGGCAAAGTTCATCGTGGAGTTTAAAGCATGA
- a CDS encoding type II secretion system protein has translation MRRKRAGFTLIELMIVIAIIGVLAAIMLPAFIRVRAQGLLSSCENNLKNVATACETYSTDAKGRYPPTTTLLLPEYVKALPKCPSTKIDYSYTYTTVPDFYTVWCTAGERAHEVVEMTDGFPQYTSDQGLVLKKL, from the coding sequence ATGAGGAGAAAAAGGGCAGGATTCACACTGATAGAGCTTATGATAGTCATTGCAATCATAGGAGTGCTTGCAGCTATCATGCTCCCGGCTTTTATAAGAGTGAGGGCCCAGGGCCTCCTCTCAAGCTGTGAGAACAACCTGAAAAACGTGGCCACGGCCTGTGAGACATACTCCACTGACGCAAAGGGCAGGTATCCTCCCACGACAACGCTGCTGCTGCCGGAGTATGTAAAAGCCCTCCCCAAGTGCCCGAGCACAAAGATAGACTATTCCTATACCTATACGACGGTCCCCGATTTCTATACGGTGTGGTGCACCGCGGGAGAGAGGGCCCATGAGGTAGTGGAGATGACCGACGGCTTCCCGCAGTACACCTCTGATCAGGGCCTTGTATTAAAGAAGTTATAA
- a CDS encoding NAD+ synthase has translation MQKIRIALAQMNATVGDLDGNTVKIIENIRRARENAADIVIFPELTVCGYPPEDLLLKKEFISRNLECISRITAETSGITAIVGFVDAGEDIYNAAACLHDGACAGVVHKFFLPNYGVFDENRYFQSGTEYKVFRLGDVTFGIVVCEDIWYSGGPAQVQALLGDAQLILSINASPFYCGKWKIRERILGTRAFDGSFFLAYVNAVGGQDELIFDGQSLVFSPTGELLSRACSHQEDLLFCDIDISEAFRDRLIDPRRRKAKLELRGTGQQCVHASLNMVAPENKPPCEARITEPPGEVEEMYRSLVLGIRDYVRKNGFSTVVLGLSGGIDSALTASLAVAALGSGNVVGVSMPSPYTSQESRKDGVELAGNLGIRLIEIPIEEPFSAFKEVLSPVFKDLKENITEENVQARVRGTLLMALSNKFGWLVLTTGNKSEIACGYCTLYGDTAGGFSVLKDVYKTQVYALSEFINGEREIIPRRSITKAPTAELRPNQKDTDSLPPYELLDHVLHHYIEKEMSIEEMVHLGFESALVKSVVRLVDRNEYKRRQAPPGIKISEKAFGKDRRLPVTNLFKPWE, from the coding sequence ATGCAGAAAATAAGAATTGCGCTTGCGCAGATGAATGCGACCGTCGGAGATCTCGACGGGAACACTGTGAAAATCATCGAGAACATACGGCGTGCCAGGGAGAACGCCGCTGATATTGTTATCTTTCCTGAGCTCACGGTATGCGGTTATCCCCCCGAAGATCTGCTCCTCAAAAAGGAATTCATAAGCCGCAACCTTGAGTGCATCAGCAGGATTACGGCAGAGACTTCCGGCATTACGGCGATAGTAGGCTTTGTGGATGCCGGAGAGGATATCTATAACGCGGCAGCCTGCCTCCATGATGGTGCCTGTGCGGGAGTGGTGCACAAGTTTTTCCTGCCGAACTACGGAGTCTTTGATGAAAACCGCTACTTTCAGTCAGGCACCGAGTACAAGGTTTTCAGGCTTGGCGACGTAACCTTTGGAATTGTCGTATGCGAAGATATATGGTATTCCGGCGGCCCTGCCCAGGTGCAGGCCCTCCTGGGAGATGCCCAGCTCATCTTAAGCATCAATGCCTCTCCTTTTTACTGCGGGAAATGGAAGATCCGTGAGCGGATCCTCGGCACAAGGGCTTTTGACGGCTCCTTCTTTCTTGCCTATGTGAATGCCGTGGGTGGCCAGGATGAGCTCATATTTGACGGTCAGTCACTGGTGTTCTCCCCTACAGGCGAGCTTCTCTCGCGGGCCTGTTCACACCAGGAGGATCTTCTTTTCTGTGACATCGATATTTCAGAAGCCTTCAGGGACAGGCTTATCGATCCCCGCCGCAGGAAGGCGAAGCTTGAGCTTCGCGGCACGGGACAGCAGTGCGTCCATGCGTCCCTCAATATGGTGGCGCCTGAAAATAAGCCTCCCTGCGAAGCGCGGATCACAGAGCCTCCCGGTGAGGTGGAGGAAATGTACCGATCCCTTGTCCTGGGAATAAGGGATTATGTGAGGAAAAACGGCTTTTCAACGGTGGTGCTTGGCCTGAGCGGGGGGATTGACTCCGCCCTGACAGCCTCTCTCGCCGTGGCGGCCCTGGGTTCTGGCAACGTGGTGGGAGTCTCCATGCCGTCACCATACACTTCGCAGGAGAGCCGTAAAGATGGTGTTGAACTGGCAGGGAACCTGGGAATAAGGCTCATAGAGATACCTATTGAAGAGCCCTTCAGCGCCTTCAAGGAGGTGCTTTCTCCTGTTTTCAAGGATCTCAAGGAGAACATTACCGAGGAGAACGTGCAGGCCCGTGTGAGGGGAACTCTTCTGATGGCGCTTTCAAACAAGTTCGGGTGGCTTGTCCTCACGACGGGGAACAAGTCTGAGATCGCCTGCGGTTACTGCACCCTTTACGGCGATACGGCGGGCGGCTTCTCGGTCCTGAAGGATGTCTACAAGACCCAGGTCTATGCGCTGTCTGAATTTATCAACGGCGAGAGAGAGATAATTCCACGGCGGTCCATCACGAAGGCTCCTACGGCAGAGCTCCGCCCGAACCAGAAGGACACCGACTCCCTCCCTCCCTATGAGCTCCTCGACCATGTGCTCCACCATTACATTGAGAAGGAGATGAGTATTGAGGAGATGGTGCATCTGGGTTTCGAAAGCGCCCTGGTGAAGTCTGTCGTAAGGCTTGTTGACAGGAATGAATACAAGAGAAGGCAAGCGCCTCCCGGCATCAAGATATCGGAAAAAGCCTTCGGGAAGGACAGGAGGCTCCCTGTGACCAACCTGTTCAAGCCCTGGGAATGA
- a CDS encoding tetratricopeptide repeat protein → METDVEKKNDTPSPEPEKAQNEELEKKRRDAQLLSTMGAQLQNQKRFNEALDYYSRSKTAFERLDDKEGMAAQLRSMAHLKELLNEYGPSLELYGESKKLFKEKGNREEYAEIADRIGKILYKEKKFEDAVKEYLEAIDFGCRSGDIFNNLGFVEISLKLFDEAAGHLETARDIRTEEKSEFIDITYNNLGAMAYLTRSYEKAREFFQKALELNQRKPKDDRTIQYIVFPNEKHKKDDEHSFEVYNDVLTRAAVHLNLASTAVQLADREGAMAAAEKAQTLDPDMPYLNLPLAWVFLALDEKEKAITHFKKVLAFYPGSAPLRELVEKINPYAFTKVGRNEECPCGSGKKFKKCHGKWS, encoded by the coding sequence GTGGAAACAGACGTCGAGAAAAAAAATGACACCCCCTCACCAGAACCTGAAAAAGCCCAGAATGAGGAACTGGAAAAAAAGAGGCGTGACGCCCAGCTCCTCTCCACCATGGGGGCGCAGCTCCAGAACCAGAAAAGGTTCAACGAGGCCCTGGATTATTACAGCCGCAGCAAAACTGCCTTCGAGCGGCTGGATGACAAGGAAGGCATGGCCGCTCAGCTCCGCAGCATGGCACACCTCAAGGAGCTTCTGAATGAGTACGGACCGTCACTTGAGCTATACGGTGAAAGCAAAAAGCTCTTCAAGGAAAAAGGAAACCGCGAGGAGTATGCAGAGATTGCTGACAGGATAGGGAAAATACTTTACAAGGAAAAGAAATTTGAAGATGCCGTGAAGGAATACCTCGAGGCCATAGACTTCGGCTGCAGGAGCGGCGACATATTCAACAATCTCGGCTTCGTGGAGATATCACTGAAGCTGTTTGATGAAGCCGCCGGGCACCTTGAGACGGCAAGAGACATCCGCACAGAGGAGAAGAGCGAGTTCATCGATATTACCTACAATAACCTTGGCGCCATGGCCTACCTCACGCGAAGCTATGAAAAGGCGAGGGAGTTTTTTCAGAAGGCACTGGAGCTCAACCAGCGAAAGCCGAAGGACGACAGGACCATCCAGTACATTGTCTTTCCCAACGAAAAGCACAAGAAAGATGATGAGCACTCCTTCGAAGTCTATAACGATGTGCTCACCAGGGCCGCTGTGCACCTGAACCTTGCCTCGACGGCCGTGCAGCTTGCTGACAGGGAAGGGGCCATGGCGGCGGCGGAAAAAGCCCAGACCCTCGATCCTGACATGCCCTACCTCAACCTTCCCCTTGCATGGGTGTTCCTGGCCCTCGATGAGAAAGAGAAGGCCATCACCCACTTCAAAAAGGTCCTTGCCTTTTACCCTGGAAGCGCTCCCCTCAGGGAGCTCGTTGAGAAAATCAATCCCTATGCCTTCACCAAGGTGGGCAGAAACGAGGAATGCCCCTGCGGAAGCGGCAAGAAGTTCAAGAAATGCCACGGAAAGTGGAGCTGA
- a CDS encoding O-acetyl-ADP-ribose deacetylase, with product MKTTVGGSVIELAMGDITGEEVEAIVNAANSGLRGGGGVDGAIHRAGGPAIMEECRRIGHCPPGEAVITTGGRLKASSVIHTVGPIWQGGAAGEAVTLASCYRESLSLAKEKGITSLAFPSISTGAYGYPVRSAAAVALAAVRDFLREHQQIRLVRFVLFDSTTLEAYQNAMKELAGD from the coding sequence ATGAAAACCACCGTGGGCGGGAGCGTAATAGAGCTCGCAATGGGTGATATCACAGGGGAAGAAGTGGAAGCGATCGTGAATGCCGCAAACAGCGGCCTCCGCGGCGGCGGCGGAGTGGACGGCGCCATCCACCGTGCAGGCGGCCCCGCCATCATGGAGGAATGCCGCAGAATAGGCCATTGCCCGCCGGGAGAGGCCGTCATCACCACCGGCGGGAGATTGAAGGCCTCTTCTGTCATACACACCGTGGGGCCCATATGGCAGGGAGGGGCGGCCGGTGAGGCCGTAACCCTCGCGTCGTGCTACCGCGAAAGCCTCTCTCTTGCCAAGGAAAAAGGTATCACTTCCCTCGCATTTCCCTCGATCAGCACCGGCGCATATGGATACCCCGTGAGATCGGCTGCAGCAGTTGCCCTTGCCGCTGTTCGAGACTTCTTGAGGGAGCACCAGCAGATAAGGCTGGTCCGCTTCGTTCTTTTTGACTCCACCACGCTGGAAGCCTACCAGAATGCCATGAAAGAACTGGCGGGAGACTGA
- a CDS encoding HAD-IC family P-type ATPase, which translates to MEDIVQASGLWGYKGLSEQEVAEKLKEGRANRAEPPHSQSYKEIIARNVLTGFNFVMLLIGAMLMAFGLHTDALMSVALIFLNVVIGLVQEIQAKRKLDEIALLTRPKVTILRDGREETLDPSSVVQDDEIVFRPGDQMVVDGKVLREENLRVDESLITGESDPVPRKEGDTVLSGSFCISGMAVIETEKVGMESLMNRLATGAKSYRQVLTPLQQDVNLVIRILMGTALMIGFLKAVSALLNGSPLVQSVQSAAVIAGIVPIGLFMAVIVAYSLGAVRIAGKGALVQQSNAVESLSHVDVLCMDKTGTITANRIKLERINPLEGSLDEVKSLLGSFASSMTLANATAEAIKGALGGMVKPLDREVPFSSEWKWSAMALQEAPGTVYVLGAWEALQGNVTKGRDAIEPLVKEAATMGMRVLLFCEARSSDPLFDKDENPLLPPSLAPRALAFFSDELRKGARETLEKLAKAKIKLKIISGDSPETVLALARQAGLQGEVRLVYGPDIEAMSPPERSHAAKEGVIFGRVTPQQKEMLIDALKERGFYVAMIGDGVNDVLALKKANLGIALQSGTGAARSVSDIVLLNDSFEAIPHALIEGRRIVNGMRSILSLYMTRSLYVALIIIAAEFVGAGFPYAPKQAALLSILTVGIPSFCFALWARPEFPRKRLLYSILHYVLPATFSIVVFGLIVYTLYFYLVHMKIFAVGIMEEQIMAYMQWAGMKYRVSNEDAIYEMARAVAQIVLTHFTILSGLLLVVFAEPPHPLFTGGNPLSSDKKPAYLVLAIFVLYVASLAFRQLHLPLEVLRLSPLDYLLIALLTVFWALMLRGAWRRRLLERFLQMDFDKAAAS; encoded by the coding sequence ATGGAAGACATTGTTCAGGCCTCGGGGCTCTGGGGTTACAAGGGGCTCTCGGAACAGGAAGTGGCTGAAAAGCTGAAAGAGGGCAGGGCAAACCGCGCCGAGCCTCCCCACAGCCAGTCTTACAAAGAAATCATAGCCCGCAACGTGCTTACGGGGTTCAATTTTGTCATGCTCCTCATCGGCGCCATGCTCATGGCCTTCGGCCTCCATACCGATGCCCTTATGAGCGTGGCACTGATATTCCTCAATGTGGTCATCGGCCTTGTCCAGGAGATCCAGGCCAAGAGAAAGCTTGATGAGATCGCCCTCCTCACCCGGCCGAAAGTGACAATTCTCCGCGACGGGAGGGAGGAGACGCTGGATCCCTCGTCGGTGGTACAGGATGACGAAATCGTTTTCAGGCCTGGTGATCAGATGGTAGTTGACGGCAAGGTGCTCCGCGAGGAGAACCTGAGGGTTGACGAGTCGCTCATCACCGGCGAATCAGACCCGGTGCCCCGGAAGGAGGGTGACACAGTCCTCTCCGGGAGCTTCTGCATAAGCGGCATGGCCGTCATAGAAACAGAGAAGGTGGGCATGGAAAGCCTCATGAACAGGCTTGCCACGGGCGCCAAGTCATACAGGCAGGTACTGACGCCCCTCCAGCAGGACGTAAATCTCGTGATACGCATTCTTATGGGCACGGCCCTCATGATAGGGTTCCTGAAGGCCGTTTCAGCCCTTCTGAACGGGAGCCCCCTGGTGCAGAGCGTTCAATCTGCAGCGGTGATAGCAGGAATTGTGCCCATCGGGCTCTTTATGGCCGTCATCGTTGCCTATTCGCTGGGCGCCGTGAGAATAGCCGGGAAGGGCGCCCTCGTGCAGCAGAGCAACGCCGTTGAATCTCTGAGCCATGTCGATGTGCTCTGCATGGACAAGACAGGGACCATTACGGCAAACCGTATAAAGCTCGAGCGGATCAACCCCCTGGAAGGAAGCCTTGATGAGGTGAAAAGCCTTCTGGGCTCCTTCGCCTCATCGATGACCCTTGCAAACGCCACGGCCGAAGCGATCAAGGGAGCCCTGGGAGGCATGGTAAAACCCCTCGACAGGGAAGTCCCCTTCTCGTCAGAATGGAAATGGAGCGCCATGGCGCTCCAGGAAGCGCCAGGCACCGTTTATGTCCTCGGTGCCTGGGAGGCTCTGCAGGGCAATGTCACAAAGGGCAGGGATGCCATAGAGCCGCTGGTGAAAGAGGCGGCTACCATGGGAATGCGCGTTCTTCTCTTCTGTGAGGCACGCTCATCCGATCCCCTCTTCGACAAGGATGAGAACCCCCTGCTCCCCCCTTCCCTGGCTCCCCGGGCCCTCGCTTTCTTCTCCGACGAACTGCGCAAAGGCGCCAGGGAAACGCTGGAAAAACTGGCCAAGGCAAAAATCAAGCTCAAGATCATCTCGGGCGACAGCCCCGAGACGGTGCTGGCCCTTGCCCGCCAGGCAGGCCTCCAGGGCGAGGTGCGCCTGGTATACGGCCCTGACATTGAGGCCATGTCCCCTCCCGAGCGGTCTCACGCCGCAAAGGAAGGCGTGATCTTCGGAAGGGTGACGCCCCAGCAGAAGGAAATGCTCATTGACGCCCTGAAAGAAAGAGGATTTTACGTGGCCATGATAGGCGACGGCGTGAACGACGTGCTTGCCCTCAAGAAGGCCAACCTCGGGATAGCCCTCCAGAGCGGCACCGGCGCCGCCCGCTCGGTCTCGGACATTGTGCTTCTCAATGACTCCTTCGAGGCCATCCCCCATGCCCTCATAGAAGGGAGGCGAATCGTGAACGGTATGAGAAGCATTCTCTCCCTCTATATGACCCGCTCGCTTTACGTCGCCCTTATCATTATAGCGGCGGAATTCGTCGGTGCCGGGTTCCCCTATGCCCCCAAGCAGGCAGCCCTTCTCTCAATACTCACCGTGGGTATCCCCTCCTTCTGCTTTGCCCTCTGGGCGCGCCCCGAGTTCCCCCGCAAGAGGCTCCTCTACTCGATTCTCCACTACGTGCTCCCTGCGACCTTTTCCATCGTGGTCTTCGGTCTCATCGTGTACACCCTCTATTTCTACCTTGTGCACATGAAGATATTTGCCGTGGGTATCATGGAGGAGCAGATCATGGCTTACATGCAGTGGGCGGGAATGAAGTACAGGGTCTCAAATGAAGATGCCATTTACGAGATGGCCAGGGCCGTTGCCCAGATCGTGCTCACCCATTTCACCATTCTGTCGGGCCTCCTGCTTGTGGTCTTTGCCGAGCCTCCCCACCCTCTCTTCACCGGAGGAAACCCGCTTTCCAGCGACAAAAAGCCCGCATATCTCGTCCTGGCAATCTTTGTCCTCTATGTCGCCTCCCTTGCCTTCAGGCAGCTCCACCTGCCCCTTGAGGTGCTGAGGCTCTCCCCCCTTGACTATCTGCTTATTGCGCTCCTTACCGTTTTCTGGGCATTGATGCTGAGGGGAGCCTGGAGAAGGAGGCTTCTGGAGCGTTTTCTGCAGATGGATTTTGACAAGGCCGCCGCATCGTGA
- a CDS encoding double-cubane-cluster-containing anaerobic reductase, with protein MLPEALLNDEYVGFPFKRLLEYLLRKRKEGFPIIGYYCYYAPLELIWALKAIPTVLCTSSNKPISAAEAMLPPSVCPLIKSNYGSIITDSCPLYGLSEAVIAETTCDGKKKMYELIGERKPMFILELTQKPDDEEAFDHWLLQVKKMAAFLEETFKRPISAEALEEAIKEANKRRKLIVKIFEFARHNPPYIQLAEINEFLPMVSSACGDEALAFLETMIEKLTLRMEKGTPAADRKAPRVMLTGCPIAGDSEKIIRVLEQAGAAVVMQESCSGIKPQLQLVNEDTGDPLTAIARRYFELPCSVMTPNRRRLAVIDRLIGEYRPDAVVDVILSGCHTYNIESHLVREHIVKAHSLPFLKVETDYAPEGMEQLRTRVEALLEMVQKAPV; from the coding sequence ATGCTGCCCGAAGCGCTATTAAATGATGAGTATGTCGGATTCCCCTTCAAGAGGCTCCTGGAGTACCTCCTGAGAAAAAGGAAAGAAGGATTCCCCATAATTGGATATTATTGCTATTACGCACCTCTCGAGCTGATATGGGCTCTCAAGGCAATACCGACAGTCCTGTGCACTTCTTCCAACAAGCCTATAAGCGCCGCGGAAGCAATGCTCCCCCCCTCTGTCTGCCCCCTCATCAAGTCCAATTACGGCTCAATAATTACCGACTCCTGCCCCCTCTATGGCCTGAGCGAGGCGGTAATTGCCGAGACCACCTGTGACGGAAAGAAAAAGATGTACGAGCTCATCGGAGAGAGAAAGCCAATGTTTATCCTCGAGCTTACCCAGAAGCCCGATGACGAGGAAGCCTTCGACCACTGGCTGCTTCAGGTCAAAAAAATGGCCGCTTTCCTGGAAGAGACATTCAAGCGACCCATCAGTGCGGAGGCTCTCGAGGAGGCCATCAAGGAGGCCAACAAGAGGAGAAAGCTCATCGTAAAGATATTTGAGTTTGCCCGCCACAATCCCCCCTATATACAGCTCGCGGAGATAAACGAATTTCTGCCCATGGTCTCCAGCGCCTGTGGAGACGAGGCCCTTGCATTTCTTGAGACAATGATCGAGAAGCTCACGCTGCGCATGGAAAAAGGCACACCTGCCGCGGACAGGAAAGCCCCGAGGGTCATGCTGACGGGGTGCCCTATCGCGGGAGACAGCGAAAAAATCATCAGGGTGCTGGAACAGGCTGGCGCCGCCGTGGTGATGCAGGAGTCATGCAGCGGGATCAAGCCCCAGCTCCAGCTCGTGAACGAGGATACCGGTGATCCCCTCACTGCAATAGCACGCCGTTACTTCGAGCTTCCCTGCTCGGTGATGACCCCAAACAGGAGGAGGCTGGCCGTCATTGACAGGCTCATCGGCGAGTACCGGCCTGACGCCGTCGTGGATGTCATCCTCTCGGGATGCCATACCTATAACATAGAGTCACACCTCGTCAGGGAGCACATTGTGAAAGCCCATAGCCTTCCTTTCCTCAAGGTGGAGACAGATTACGCCCCCGAGGGCATGGAGCAGCTTCGCACCAGGGTGGAAGCCCTGCTCGAGATGGTCCAGAAAGCGCCTGTATAA
- a CDS encoding ankyrin repeat domain-containing protein — protein sequence MHRNLGILLVLAMVIFISQAALAEDIYDAIVSGNADSVKAMLDKNPGLVKQAESKLGLTPLHVAVMCGNKDIVKLLIAKKADVNAQAKSGNTALHFAAALGFDEIIKLLIAAKGDVNKENAHAWTPLQYALAFRHADTANLLMKHKAKIGDEKLVWEDPATKASNFKKTISWEKKKWDVSLTDGKLEISQGKTREVIDNGVNYFAAAGTGAGPVVVYKVGNDIYYYHKDDKGNSRKAVEGKGDVIAISIRGHKNGSYIFVAKPDLTLREFWVDSRGGVEKARISFKFKKGS from the coding sequence ATGCACAGAAACCTCGGGATATTGCTGGTCCTCGCAATGGTAATCTTCATATCGCAGGCGGCACTGGCGGAAGACATTTACGATGCCATCGTGAGCGGAAATGCCGACTCGGTGAAGGCGATGCTTGACAAGAATCCCGGCCTTGTGAAACAGGCGGAATCAAAGCTGGGCCTTACCCCCCTTCACGTAGCCGTCATGTGCGGCAACAAGGACATAGTGAAGCTTCTCATCGCCAAAAAGGCTGACGTGAACGCCCAGGCGAAATCCGGGAACACGGCCCTTCACTTTGCAGCGGCACTGGGCTTCGATGAGATCATAAAGCTCCTCATCGCGGCAAAAGGCGATGTGAACAAGGAAAATGCCCATGCGTGGACTCCCCTTCAGTATGCGCTTGCCTTCAGGCATGCCGATACGGCTAACCTACTCATGAAGCACAAGGCGAAAATCGGCGATGAGAAACTGGTCTGGGAAGATCCCGCCACCAAGGCCTCAAACTTTAAAAAGACCATCTCGTGGGAAAAGAAAAAGTGGGACGTTTCTCTTACCGACGGTAAACTTGAGATCTCCCAGGGCAAGACAAGGGAGGTCATTGACAACGGGGTGAACTATTTTGCAGCGGCAGGAACTGGAGCAGGTCCGGTAGTCGTCTACAAGGTAGGGAACGACATTTATTATTATCACAAGGATGACAAGGGCAACTCCCGGAAAGCCGTGGAAGGGAAAGGCGACGTCATAGCCATTTCCATCAGGGGCCACAAGAACGGCTCGTATATCTTTGTAGCCAAGCCTGACCTCACGCTCCGCGAATTCTGGGTTGACTCCCGCGGAGGCGTGGAAAAGGCAAGGATCAGCTTCAAGTTCAAGAAAGGGAGCTGA